AGAATCTTCCAGGCTGCTGAAACTTTTAAGGAGCAACTGCAACCTCTATGTAGGTTTTGAATGTATTCTATAGATTTTTGAAGATCATACAAGTTTTATCTATTTTTAGTGCCCATTGTGATACTGATCGAGGATCTGGAGCTGCTGTGCCCCTCATCGAGTGTCGCTGATGCGAAAAACTCCGGCAATTCCCTCCGCATTTCAGCGCAACTCTACAAGCTCATTGACGCACTGCCTCAGGGCACTGTTTGTGTGGCCACCTCGGGAGCCCCAGACTCCCTACATGAACACGCGCGCAGGCGTTTTGTGCGCGAGGTGTCCATCGAGATGCCCACCGAGGAACAACGCAAACGACTCGTAGAGGACCTCTGCCAAGTACATGAGCTGAAGCTCACAGAGACCTTACTGGATCACATAGCCAAAAATACACAGGGCTTTGTGATGGCGGATCTAGTTCTCCTCATGCGCCGAGTGCAACAGGAACTGCTGACCACAGATGACTCAAACGTGGATCGAATCTTCCGCCAGTCGCTGCTCCGAACTCAACCGAGTGCCTCGCGATCCACGGATGTACGGGTGTCCAAAATGACAGCTGGGTTCGAGAGTATAGGAGGAATGGAAACGCTGAAACGCACCTTGCAAGTCTCTGTTCTAGCGGGTCTAAGGCAGAGTGCTGCCTTTGCCCGATTCGGATTGAGTCTGCCGAAGGGCGTGCTGCTCTATGGGCCTCCCGGGTGTGCCAAGACCACCATTGCCAAGTGCCTGGCCAAAGAGGCTGACATGACCTTTATTGCCACCTCAGCGGCGGAGGTTTACTCGCCCTACGTGGGATGCGCTGAACGATTCATTTCCAGATTATTTGACACAGCGCGGAAAAATGCACCTTGCTTGATTTTCCTGGACGAGATTGGTAAGTCATGGAAGATTCTTATAAATGTGATCCTAGCAATAATTACTTACATTTCACAGATTCACTGGTTGGCAGAAGGACGGTCTCAagtggcggcggtggtggtcAAGTTCAGCTAAGGATTCTCTCCACACTGCTCACCGAAATGGATGGCATTGTGGGCGGTGGCAGTCAGCAGCACATACTCGTGGTGGCTGCCACCAACCGTCCGGATATGATTGATGATGCCCTGCTGCGACCCGGGCGCTTCGACAAGCTCATCCATGTGCCGGCCCCGGATGCGGACTCCCGCCTGGCGCTACTGAAGCTTCACGCTCAACGCATGCCTTTCCATCAGAATGTGGTGCTGGAGGAGATTGCCTCCCGCACTGATCGCTATTCCGGAGCTGATCTGTGTAATCTCTGCAACGAGGCGGCAATTGAGGCCTTTCAGCGCGACTTTGAGGCCACTGAAATTGAGCTCCAGGACTTTGAGAAGGTCCTGGCCAAGCAGAAATCATCGCTCACACAAAGTCAAATAGATGGCTACTATAAGTTTGCTTATAGGTTTTTGTAAACGAATTTTTCAGCTGAAACTGAAGTAGTATCTGTtattttgtaacatttttttaaacaaataagtttttaaactGTTAAAGCCGACTTCTTTACTTACAAAAaagttcaaattttaaatggtaGTAAGATTTTCGCGCCCATCTTGACTTATCGATAGCAGCTATCGCTGTCAGCTGATGCAGCGATAACTCCGTGCAACagcaaaacaaagaaaaacagaaaaagttAACACAATTAAGCGTAGTAAAAAAGCCTAGACCATCGCGAAAACATAGAGGCAGTGAGTCACGGGAAAAAAGCTTTCCGGCAACAATGGCAGATACCCGCAAAGACGCTGCGCCGCCGACCTACGAAGAAGTCATGAACAGTCCCTCGCAAGGTGGGCATTGAGTACTCCAAAGACGCCTCATTTAAGCCTGTCTTTTTCCAGATTCCCGGTTGATAGCGGGCGTGCACCAAGGGGCACCTAGTGCTCCGCCCCCCAACATGCACGTGCCCACCTACGGAGCATTCGAGACGACGCCGGTCAGCGTGGTGATCCAGCCCGCTCCGGTCGCCATGCCCAGGGAGATCATTGTCATTGGAGGCTGCCCTGCCTGCCGCATTGGCTACCTGGAGGATACATTCTCCGCCCTCGGCGTGTGCTGCGCCATCTTCTTTTTCCCCCTGGGCATCCTCTGCTGCTTGGCCATGCGCGAGAAGCGCTGTACTAACTGCGGAACGGTTTTCTAGAGGGGATTCCCCAGAAATCATCCAAAAATACATCCCACTTGGCTTTCGGTGTGGTCTTCATCAGCAATCATGGGAGAAGAGCTGTGCTCCAGCTCCAGAACGGTCTTCTCTAGTGGATTTTCCATAAAAATCACCTCACTTCGGGGTCGGCACCAGTTACAATTCCTTGTTAGGACTGTTTCTTCGATATCACAAAGCTCCAatacttttattattgttaatcGTTAGCTCACAAATCATTAAATGTTATGTGTAAATACTATTAATGGCGGTTTTGCGAGTGCCCCCGATTTCCAGTCACTGTCCGGCGATTGCTTATAAAGAGAATGGTCATGTACAGTACAATATGCCTAGCCCAAACaccaaaatgtaattttataaacttttattGTTGTAACATAAGAAATGGTTCTTTAAGAAGAAGCGAAATTGATTTTAACTATCATAAGTTTTACACACCAATCAGAAACAacgatatttttttaaaaatgatgcTCGGCAAGATTTAAtcgaatataaaataaaagttatggGTAAGACATCCCACATATAAAAGTATTTGACTTGCAAAGATAGAACATATCGGGGAAAGCTGCACCCGTGAAAGTTCTGGATGACTACTGTATCTATATATTGTGTATTGCAAGCGTCGTCGAGGCGCGCTTCCgttaaattcaattgaaatatAATGGGGGCGGTTTTGAATTACGCCGCCTGTCCGCATTCTCCATACTGTAAACAAGTGTAGTGCTTCAAATGCAGATTGCAGCGGACATATATGCCCTTTAAAATACCTTCGAATTATAGCAAACTTATTAACAAATATAATGTTTAGGTAGTTTTCTTTACATCAGAGATGTGgcagatttttttaaaattaattgaataaacttatacatacatatgcttatattttta
This window of the Drosophila biarmipes strain raj3 chromosome 3L, RU_DBia_V1.1, whole genome shotgun sequence genome carries:
- the LOC108035577 gene encoding ribosome biogenesis protein SPATA5L1, which translates into the protein MHQNQLDFPAFPLSLLDDSDLEPQRCYVPAAEDPPGTGWYRCHLSDGNYAVCWVTPRAGSETCCFLDGMVTSSSQFSPTNQRLLLLEPLKLVSCLARVPCVVTVTQELLHRPQVSLGDLEDDVRVFLRHLKLTKRCSVQHRRLAQLGIASVEIIDAPGVAADECFEISRDAELLLVDTRLGMPYPLVSTSKYLPYSFEPPMEDLEQLLEASRSGFSHRFPTTALVVGPVGCGKSRLLGEFLRRHNCNCFYITASQVLRSYPGETEEELRRIFQAAETFKEQLQPLLPIVILIEDLELLCPSSSVADAKNSGNSLRISAQLYKLIDALPQGTVCVATSGAPDSLHEHARRRFVREVSIEMPTEEQRKRLVEDLCQVHELKLTETLLDHIAKNTQGFVMADLVLLMRRVQQELLTTDDSNVDRIFRQSLLRTQPSASRSTDVRVSKMTAGFESIGGMETLKRTLQVSVLAGLRQSAAFARFGLSLPKGVLLYGPPGCAKTTIAKCLAKEADMTFIATSAAEVYSPYVGCAERFISRLFDTARKNAPCLIFLDEIDSLVGRRTVSSGGGGGQVQLRILSTLLTEMDGIVGGGSQQHILVVAATNRPDMIDDALLRPGRFDKLIHVPAPDADSRLALLKLHAQRMPFHQNVVLEEIASRTDRYSGADLCNLCNEAAIEAFQRDFEATEIELQDFEKVLAKQKSSLTQSQIDGYYKFAYRFL
- the LOC108035579 gene encoding brain protein I3 — encoded protein: MADTRKDAAPPTYEEVMNSPSQDSRLIAGVHQGAPSAPPPNMHVPTYGAFETTPVSVVIQPAPVAMPREIIVIGGCPACRIGYLEDTFSALGVCCAIFFFPLGILCCLAMREKRCTNCGTVF